In Leptospira wolffii serovar Khorat str. Khorat-H2, the DNA window GGCGCTTGGTTGGCCCAAGACGCGGCCAATATAGTCGTATATCTTCCCAGACAATTGAATTTTTGGGAATTGGGATTAGCGGTTTCGGTACTCGTTCTTGCATTAGGAATCATATTATATACCAACGGCGGAACCATTCAGGAAATCGTCACGGAGAAATCCGATATCCAATGGTCCAAAGCCGCGACGATCGTCGACATGGTATATGCATGTATTTTAATATTCTTCCAGAAGATCAGCAATATGCCCATGTCCACCACTTGGGTTTTTTTAGGGATGCTTGCGGGACGGGAAATCGTATTGAATTTTCTCACCTATAGGGACGCGCCTTATCTGGAGACTTTTCGTAAAGTGGGTAAGGACGTTTTTCTAGCTTCCTTGGGAATCGCAGTCAGTATCCTGATTTTTCTTTTAGCCTCCCAGATTTATCCGGAAAAGACTTCCTTTCTTCCCCGGTTTTTCCAATAGGGATCGGACTTTATTCGAAAGGGAATAAAACCCGACTTCCTTCTGTCTCGAATCTTCAAAAAGCATATATATAAGTTGATTGGAGAAAATTCCGACAACTTCATGTAGGAACTATCTTCACTGGATTTAGAATGTACCGAAATTTTAGAATTTTTATCGTATTCTCCTTACTCTTGGTCGTCGGCTTTGCGAATTCTTTCGCGCAAGCTCCGGTAAAAAAGAACGATTCGAAGTCCGACTCTCCTTACGTCCAAATCGATGGAAAGAAATTCACCCTTTCCGATGTGGAAAAAGAAATGAGTAGGGAATACAAGCAGTTAGTCCAAGAGACACAAGAGCGTTTATTTCGCTTACTCCTCGATTTAGGCGTGCAAAAATTAATGCGTATGGAAGCTAAAGAAAGAAACGTTTCCCTCCAGGAGTATTACGGTCAGATCGACAAGAGCGTGTCTCCACCTACGACCGAAGAATTGCAATCCCTGTATGCTGGGCTAAAGCAAGGCGGACAATTGAGCGAAAGCTTCGAAGATGTTCGGACGCAACTCGGCGATTACATTCTTTCCGAAAAAAAGGAAGAAGCCAAACAAAAGGAAATCGAAAGACTAAAGAAGAAGTTTCGATTCGTTTCTAGTAGGGAGGATCGATCCGTTTCGGAAGTGAATATCCAGGGAGAACCTTTCAGAGGAAAGGCCGATGCGCAGATTACGATAGTCGAATTCTCCGACTTCGAATGTCCTTTTTGTAGAAGATCCCAGGCAACCGCACGACAGTTAAGGGCCAAATACGGAGATCGTATCAAATGGGTTTTTAAGGACTTTCCGTTGAGCTTTCACCAAAGAGCGATGGATGCACACATTTCCGCAAACTGTGTACATAAACAGAGTAAGGAAAAATACTGGGCCTATTTCGATATTCTATTCACCGAGAATCGGACCTCGGATATTCTCACTCCCGATTGGCTGGATGCAAGGGTGAAAGAATTGGATTTGGATCTATCGAAATACAAGGCCTGCGTTGCGGACGATGCGATTCGAAAGGAAATCGAAGAAGACATGGCCGAAGGAGTTCGCTTGGGAATCGAAGGAACTCCTACGTTTTATATCAACGGTCGCAAATTGGTCGGATCCATGCCGATCGAATCTTTCGAAGAACTCTTGGAATCGATCCGATAAAACCCCGACTCGAATATTCGATATCAGGCTAAATCGAATTCGGAGAGATCGATTTCTTTCGTCCGTCGGCTATATTCGTAAGTGTGGCCCGGCCAGTTATTGGTATTCTTGCCCGCCTCGTTGGTATACCAATTCGTGCATCCCGTATCCCAAACGAATTTACCGAATCTGACATTTAGTTTTTCGTTATATTTCTTCATTGCCTGGGGCTTCGGAGACAAGGCTCGGAATCCTTTTTCGGCCATCGTGTTTAGTGCGGATAGAATGTATCTGACCTGGGACTCTATCATGTATACGATTGAATTATGACCCAGGTTCGTATTCGGGCCGTATAACATGAAAAAGTTCGGAAAGCCTGCAACCGAAAGTCCTAGATAAGCTTCCGCCCCGTTTTTCCAGACTTCGTTCAGATTCCTATCGTCCTGTCCTTTGATTTCCATGGGAGATAGGAATTCCGTGGCCTTAAATCCGGTTCCGAACACCATCGCATCGAAAGAATGTAATACTCCGTCCTTGGTTTTGATTCCCTCCGGAACCACTTCCTCTATCGAATCGGAAATTACCGTAACATTCGGTTTCGCTAATGCTTCGTAGTAATCGTTGGATAGAAGGATACGTTTGCAGCCTACGGGATAATCAGGAGTCAGGATCGTTCTGACCTTCGGATCCTTAATGAACTTTCTCATATGAGAAGTCGCCATCCATTTCACGATCCAATTCGCGGGATTGTTTTTTTGGAATGCCATGAGTCGGATCTCGTTCCAAATGTAGATTTGAAATCTGTGTAAAAGCCTATACCCGGGAAGATATTTGAAGAGTACCTTTTCTAGGCCTAAATACTTTCTATCCGGTTTGGAAACGACCCAGGGGGCCGTTCTTTGGAATACGGTGACTTTCGCACCTGTGTTTGCGATTTGGGGAATGAATTGTATAGCGCTTGCACCGGTTCCGATGACGGCCACTTTCTTTCCTGAGAAATCGTAGCTCGAATCCCAAGCGGCGGAGTGGAATAGCTTTCCGGAGAATCGATCTAGCCCCTTCAATTTTGGAAAAGCGGGGCGATTCAATTGCCCTACGGCAGAGATAAGAATATTGTACTCCGCCGTTTCTCCTTGGGAGATATGAATTTTCCAGACTCCCTTGTCCGAATCCCATTCCGCACTTTTGATTTCTTTTCCGAATTTGATTTTGGGGACCAGATCGTATTTAACGGCGCATCTTTCCAGATAAGCGAGAATCTCGGGCTGAGGGGAATATTTTCTAGGCCAGTCGGAGTAAGGTTCGAAGGAAAAAGAGTATAAGTGGGACGGAACGTCGCATGCCGATCCGGGATATGAGTTTTCTCTCCAGGTTCCTCCTACGGAATTCGATTTTTCGAAAATCGTAAAGTTTTCGAAACCGTTCTTTTTCAATTGGATGGCCGCACACAACCCTCCGAATCCGGTTCCGATGATTGCTACAGATAATTCCGATTTCTTCATATTCTTAAACCCTTTGGGATCTTTTATTTGCGACGAATCATATGATGAACTATTGTTCATTTTGTTTGATGCGTCATACGGATAAGTTAGGGGTATGCTTGTTATGAAAGTATTTTGGGCAAGCCGATTTTTTACACGGTTTTGAACCGGAACCATTAATATTTATCATGAAAAGCCGACAGAAACGTTATGAAAAAGATAGGAATCCTTTTACTATTCGTTCTTTTGATCGGAGTTCCTCGATTGTATTCTAAGAACGATCCGACGGATCCGAATCTAAGTAACAAAGAAAGGGACGATATCATACGGAATCAGGAGAATAAATGGGACTTCAAGCCTGCCCATGAATCTTCCTCCGTTTCAAAGGATGCGCTTCCTAAAATCCATAGTTCTATCCGATCCACGGGGCAAACCGCTTATCTAACATTGGGTCCCTTGGAGGTCTATATTCCTTCCGGCGCTTTCGATGGATTCGGAGAGGTGAAAATCGAAACGATCGCCCTTACTAAACATTCGGATTTTATTTTCGCAGGAATTCCAATGGAAATCCAAGGTAAAGAACCTATCATTTTGGAATCCGTGGGAATGTTTCGGATTGCGTTCTTGGATTCCAACGGCCGTTCTTTACGGCCCCAAAAGGAGATCTCTGTCGGGATGAACCCTTTGGATAAGACGGATAACGCAAGAGTTTACAAGCTGACGGGAGATGTCTGGAAAGAAACTTCTAAATTGCAAAAGTCGCAAAGAAACGACTGCGAAATAGAATGTGCCGGGTATATAATCTATTCTTCCATTCAATCCGAAGGCTGGTGGAATTTTGATAAACCGCATAAGGAATTTACATGCTTGAAAGGAACTGTGGACGTTCCAGTCGGATCCGGCATATCTATCTCCTCTGCGGGAGTGGATTATTACGGTATGAGTTATGCCCATGTTCGATCGGACGGAAGTTTTGAAATCAACGTTCTGAAGAATCGTAAAGTAAAAGTATTCACGACGAATTTAAACCCGGGAAGTAAAAGTAAATTCTCAAAAGGATATTTAGGATATCTTCCCACATTGCAGACTCAAGACAAGGTTGCATTCGCTACGAATGATCCGAAGAAATGCCAGGATATCGGGAAGATCCAAGTTCGTTCCGTATCTTCTTCTCTAATGGAGGACCGGGCGGCTTTTCTCAAAGCCATTGATATGCCCGATAGATGAATCCTAAGGTATGGGAATCGTGATACTTACGATTGCAATTTTCTTATCTTGGAATTCAAGATTGAGGCCGGCTCCGAAGATTTTCAGTAAAGCGCTATGGATCTTTAAACCTTGTCCCGTGGATTCGCCCTCGGAATTCGGACGGACATCATTCTTAATTTCGATTCTTAAACCGCTTTTTTGAAAAAAGGAAATCGAGATCGCTTCTTTGGAGCTCGAGGAAAACTTGACTGCGTTCCGCAAGGCTTCTCTAAAAGAATAATATACCGCTTCTTGTAAATCGGGAGGGAGCTTATCCGCTAATTCAGGAAAACCCGGTTCTATATTCAGGATTATATTCTCTTTGGAAAAATCGGAATCCAATAGATTTTGAAATACCGGAATCATACCAATACGAGCTAGTTCGGATCGGATATCGGGCAATTCTCTTAAGAATCCCGAAATCTTTCCGTGCAGTTCCGTTAAGCTTCGAAGATGTTCCTTTATTTTTTCCCGGCTGCTATTCTCGTTTAGGTTTAAAATTCCGGAATGTAATTCCGGAAGGATTTCGTCGTGCAGAATCTGTCTAGTCTTGTGATCCGAGATCCTTTGTTCACGGATATGTTTTCGCTGCAATTCGGAGAGAGTCTGGTTCGTTTCCAGTTGGAAGATTCCGTTCAGAATCCAAACCGTGGCTGTTTTGGCTAATTCGATTTCCTCTTCCGCATATAATCCACCGTCCAGCTTCGGACCTAAAAATAAGGTACCTTTGATTCCGTTCGTTTCTTCGATAGCGACGGCAATGGAATACTCGAAAGAATCTTCTCCGCTCATATAGAAAATACTTCGTTCCGGATCGAATATTCTATGCTGGAGTTTCGGTTCGTAGGTTTCTTCGACGTTCGGATAGGAAAGAGTTATTTTCGATAAGAACGGACCGGAAGTTTCGGAGATTAAAAGTGATTTAGAGGAATTTAATATTCTTTGGCAGACGAAATCGAATTTCTCCTCGAAAACCGTACGGTTTTCCGGGAGGGATTCGAAGAATAATATGGACTGTAAGCTTTCGTTTCTTCGGAAATTGGAGAGTTTGGACTGCCTGAGTGCAAACATTCTGGAAAGCAAAAAGGAATAATTGGAGGCGAGCAGGATTTCCGCGACGCGGAATCCTAAAAGCGAAAAGACTATATAGATTACGGAGACGGATCCCGCTAGTAGTAGGACGATTCTCCATTCTTTTTTTAGGCCGATTTGGGGAAGGATTCGGCCCGTTAAAAATTCGTAGGAAACCAGAGTTTGTCCGAGAAGTAGAATCGCTATAGTCACTAGTATTTCTATTAGAATTAAATAAACGTATAACGGATTAGGGTTCGATAAGGATAATACGACCGGATCCTGTGCGATTCCCAGGGGCTCTCCTAAAAACAGGAGAGATACGCATCCGATGACTGCGAGGAGTAGAAAACAAACCGCTTTTAGATAAGGCACGGATCTATATCTTGCGATTTCCGTGAATACGCGGGAAGTTACTTTGAAATTCAGTAATCCGACTAAGGATAAAATTACGCAGAGAAAAACATAGATTATGTAGGACGATCGAAAAGAGATCGGTATGGAAATCCAGAAATCGTAGATGGAAACTTCCCATCCGTAATACGAACCTTTTAGGAATATCAATATGCCGGCGAAAATCTGCGAGATTCCTAATATATATGTAAGAACTTTATAAAATGTACGCCCTTGCATGAGTCCTAGAAACCAAACAATAATGAAATACCATCCGTATGGAATAAGGATAAGTAAGAATATCGCGGGATAAAAGAGTCTAAACGGAAGCCGTGAGATAGATAGCAGATTTTCCTGACCGATCCAAGAGAAGAATGCGAACAGTAAGGAGGTCAGAGCTAGCACTCCGATGCTGAAGTAAGCGTATAGATTTTTCTTCTCCAGGTTGATGACCGTGGTGGAGGCTAACCATAAAAGTATCCCGGAAAGAAATAGGAATAGGGAACAAATAAACGGTTCAGGTGACAAGATTCGATTTCCAAGGAGTCCATTCGCCGGACGAATTTCTGTAAAAGACTTTTCCATCTTCTTCCCATTGGAGAAATCGATCGGAGATTACGATGAGAGTTGCACGCGTTCTTGCGACTTTTTCGTCCGCACTGGTTTCGTTCAAATCCCAAGCGGCATAGATCTGGCCGTTGATTCTGCTTACGGTTCTTTTGTCTTTGAATCCCAATTT includes these proteins:
- a CDS encoding DsbA family protein, producing MYRNFRIFIVFSLLLVVGFANSFAQAPVKKNDSKSDSPYVQIDGKKFTLSDVEKEMSREYKQLVQETQERLFRLLLDLGVQKLMRMEAKERNVSLQEYYGQIDKSVSPPTTEELQSLYAGLKQGGQLSESFEDVRTQLGDYILSEKKEEAKQKEIERLKKKFRFVSSREDRSVSEVNIQGEPFRGKADAQITIVEFSDFECPFCRRSQATARQLRAKYGDRIKWVFKDFPLSFHQRAMDAHISANCVHKQSKEKYWAYFDILFTENRTSDILTPDWLDARVKELDLDLSKYKACVADDAIRKEIEEDMAEGVRLGIEGTPTFYINGRKLVGSMPIESFEELLESIR
- a CDS encoding putative membrane protein, giving the protein MSPEPFICSLFLFLSGILLWLASTTVINLEKKNLYAYFSIGVLALTSLLFAFFSWIGQENLLSISRLPFRLFYPAIFLLILIPYGWYFIIVWFLGLMQGRTFYKVLTYILGISQIFAGILIFLKGSYYGWEVSIYDFWISIPISFRSSYIIYVFLCVILSLVGLLNFKVTSRVFTEIARYRSVPYLKAVCFLLLAVIGCVSLLFLGEPLGIAQDPVVLSLSNPNPLYVYLILIEILVTIAILLLGQTLVSYEFLTGRILPQIGLKKEWRIVLLLAGSVSVIYIVFSLLGFRVAEILLASNYSFLLSRMFALRQSKLSNFRRNESLQSILFFESLPENRTVFEEKFDFVCQRILNSSKSLLISETSGPFLSKITLSYPNVEETYEPKLQHRIFDPERSIFYMSGEDSFEYSIAVAIEETNGIKGTLFLGPKLDGGLYAEEEIELAKTATVWILNGIFQLETNQTLSELQRKHIREQRISDHKTRQILHDEILPELHSGILNLNENSSREKIKEHLRSLTELHGKISGFLRELPDIRSELARIGMIPVFQNLLDSDFSKENIILNIEPGFPELADKLPPDLQEAVYYSFREALRNAVKFSSSSKEAISISFFQKSGLRIEIKNDVRPNSEGESTGQGLKIHSALLKIFGAGLNLEFQDKKIAIVSITIPIP
- a CDS encoding flavin-containing monooxygenase: MKKSELSVAIIGTGFGGLCAAIQLKKNGFENFTIFEKSNSVGGTWRENSYPGSACDVPSHLYSFSFEPYSDWPRKYSPQPEILAYLERCAVKYDLVPKIKFGKEIKSAEWDSDKGVWKIHISQGETAEYNILISAVGQLNRPAFPKLKGLDRFSGKLFHSAAWDSSYDFSGKKVAVIGTGASAIQFIPQIANTGAKVTVFQRTAPWVVSKPDRKYLGLEKVLFKYLPGYRLLHRFQIYIWNEIRLMAFQKNNPANWIVKWMATSHMRKFIKDPKVRTILTPDYPVGCKRILLSNDYYEALAKPNVTVISDSIEEVVPEGIKTKDGVLHSFDAMVFGTGFKATEFLSPMEIKGQDDRNLNEVWKNGAEAYLGLSVAGFPNFFMLYGPNTNLGHNSIVYMIESQVRYILSALNTMAEKGFRALSPKPQAMKKYNEKLNVRFGKFVWDTGCTNWYTNEAGKNTNNWPGHTYEYSRRTKEIDLSEFDLA